A window from Drosophila subobscura isolate 14011-0131.10 chromosome O, UCBerk_Dsub_1.0, whole genome shotgun sequence encodes these proteins:
- the LOC117899292 gene encoding odorant receptor 98a-like — MWRFYKAKDILGRMDERCIGLSERIEVHRWAARCNIVYLFYLVIYSTYAILTFLTATLSGTVPWNIYNPFFDWHGSTRNLWIASFFEFSAAECLAFQTGMLDVFPILFGLMLRAPIKLLIQRVDKLCSDPVKRDDENIEDLVNCIKDHKLILEYVSVISPIIEHIIFVQFLLVGLVLSISLINLYIFADSWSKLAIGAYILVQISQTFPFCCTCDLIREDCETLAVAIFHSSWKNSDRRYKTSLVYFLHNAQRTISFTAGSIFSIGLSTNLRVAKLAFSVVTFVKQMGLG; from the exons ATGTGGCGCTTTTACAAGGCCAAGGATATTCTTGGCCGCATGGACGAGCGTTGCATCGGCTTATCGGAGCGCATCGAGGTACATCGCTGGGCGGCTCGATGCAACATTGTATATCTCTTCTACCTGGTAATCTATTCCACCTACGCCATCTTGACTTTTCTCACGGCAACCTTGTCTGGAACGGTGCCATGGAACATCTACAATCCATTCTTTGATTGGCACGGGAGCACGAGGAACCTTTGGATAGCTTCATTCTTCGAGTTTAGTGCCGCAGAATGCTTAGCTTTCCAAACCGGTATGCTAGATGTGTTTCCAATACTGTTTGGTCTGATGCTACGTGCTCCCATAAAGCTCCTCATTCAGAGGGTCGACAAACTGTGTTCGGATCCCGTTAAGAGGGATGATGAAAACATTGAGGATCTGGTGAACTGCATCAAGGATCACAAACTTATTTTGGA ATACGTTTCTGTCATAAGTCCTATCATCGAGCATATCATCTTTGTGCAGTTCCTGCTGGTCGGGCTGGTCCTGAGTATATCCCTTATCAATCTTTATATCTTTGCCGATTCCTGGTCAAAATTGGCTATAGGGGCGTATATACTCGTTCAGATTTCCCAGACATTTCCCTTCTGCTGCACATGTGACCTCATCAGAGAGGACTGCGAGACCTTGGCCGTGGCCATATTTCACTCCAGCTGGAAGAACTCGGATCGCAGATATAAAACCTCGCTGGTGTACTTCCTGCATAATGCCCAGAGAACCATCTCTTTCACCGCCGGATCTATATTCTCCATAGGCTTAAGCACAAATTTAAGG GTTGCCAAACTGGCTTTTTCTGTGGTAACATTTGTAAAGCAAATGGGATTAGGATAA
- the LOC117897217 gene encoding uncharacterized protein LOC117897217 isoform X3: MFECSIRLVNMVLQLFTAVVEIVALFFLIKVIYTPCVLGGEYFFSVMLSVYFLPVITVQTVVFALCRLCCFTVGLDPIVRICDDV; the protein is encoded by the exons ATGTTTGAGTGTTCCATTCGCTTGGTCAACATGGTGCTGCAGCTCTTCACGGCG GTGGTGGAGATTGTGGCACTGTTTTTTTTAATCAAGGTGATCTATACGCCCTGTGTGCTAGGCGGCGAGTACTTTTTCTCCGTGATGTTGAGCGTCTACTTTTTGCCTGTCATCACTGTTCAGACAGTGGTCTTCGCCTTGTGCCGCCTGTGTTGCTTCACTGTAGGACTCGATCCAATTGTGCGTATAT GCGATGACGTTTAA
- the LOC117897217 gene encoding uncharacterized protein LOC117897217 isoform X1: MFECSIRLVNMVLQLFTAVVEIVALFFLIKVIYTPCVLGGEYFFSVMLSVYFLPVITVQTVVFALCRLCCFTVGLDPIAMTFNLASGIVCICTSLTILVAMFDHCGNEYQYMFYVAGGLGLLAGILHLVNACICNIYMPPEEWSYSKPSKRARNRLEEGRLRSLL, translated from the exons ATGTTTGAGTGTTCCATTCGCTTGGTCAACATGGTGCTGCAGCTCTTCACGGCG GTGGTGGAGATTGTGGCACTGTTTTTTTTAATCAAGGTGATCTATACGCCCTGTGTGCTAGGCGGCGAGTACTTTTTCTCCGTGATGTTGAGCGTCTACTTTTTGCCTGTCATCACTGTTCAGACAGTGGTCTTCGCCTTGTGCCGCCTGTGTTGCTTCACTGTAGGACTCGATCCAATT GCGATGACGTTTAATCTGGCCAGCGGCATCGTGTGCATTTGCACCTCCCTGACCATACTCGTGGCCATGTTTGATCACTGTGGAAACGAGTACCAGTACATGTTCTATGTGGCCGGAGGACTTGGCCTGCTGGCTGGAATTCTTCATTTGGTGAATGCCTGCATCTGCAACATCTACATGCCCCCAGAGGAATG GTCCTACTCGAAACCCTCGAAACGAGCCAGAAATAGGCTTGAAGAAGGAAGGTTGAGGTCGCTATTGTGA
- the LOC117897217 gene encoding uncharacterized protein LOC117897217 isoform X2: MTFNLASGIVCICTSLTILVAMFDHCGNEYQYMFYVAGGLGLLAGILHLVNACICNIYMPPEEWSYSKPSKRARNRLEEGRLRSLL, translated from the exons ATGACGTTTAATCTGGCCAGCGGCATCGTGTGCATTTGCACCTCCCTGACCATACTCGTGGCCATGTTTGATCACTGTGGAAACGAGTACCAGTACATGTTCTATGTGGCCGGAGGACTTGGCCTGCTGGCTGGAATTCTTCATTTGGTGAATGCCTGCATCTGCAACATCTACATGCCCCCAGAGGAATG GTCCTACTCGAAACCCTCGAAACGAGCCAGAAATAGGCTTGAAGAAGGAAGGTTGAGGTCGCTATTGTGA